One window from the genome of Malus domestica chromosome 01, GDT2T_hap1 encodes:
- the LOC103443558 gene encoding uncharacterized protein produces MKILQDKQKSMEKQFPHNDQQNGVSEVPTVDSGSVSISSNKSTKVTREDIEVVQNLVERCLRLYMNKNEVINTLLDRARIEPGFTSLVLEKLEVENAEFFKAYYTRLKLKNQIVMYNRLLEQQYHLMKQQEPPEVPLPPLHNGMHYMPVNNLPMGYPVMQQPPFPSKGHHPINSMGTISSCHLVNGIPAHGNFHHMPLNLCQDGIKTEMVSSPVSVSNGQFPYTTSEISGLGADTSMLDPAFTHFANLERFGNGTDGGKLSGQAPWNFGLVDTAGWPNLPDLGSLGNYSGSPFLPSDSDIMLDSPEQNDMVEEFFVDPGEGSQSE; encoded by the exons ATGAAGATATTGCAG GATAAACAGAAGTCAATGGAGAAGCAATTTCCCCATAATGACCAACAAAATGGCGTCAGCGAGGTTCCTACGGTGGACTCTGGTTCAGTATCTATTTCCAGCAACAAGAGTACAAAAGTCACGCGTGAAGATATTGAAGTT GTCCAGAATTTGGTTGAAAGATGTCTGCGGTTGTATATGAACAAAAATGAAGTCATCAATACCCTGTTAGATCGTGCTAGGATTGAGCCGGGCTTTACAAGCTTGG tacTTGAGAAATTGGAAGTAGAAAATGCAGAATTTTTCAAGGCTTACTACACGAGGCTAAAGCTgaaaaatcaaattgttatGTACAACCGTTTGCTTGAGCAACAATACCATCTGATGAAACAGCAAGAGCCTCCAGAGGTTCCATTGCCTCCCTTGCATAATGGGATGCATTACATGCCAG TTAACAATTTACCTATGGGATACCCCGTCATGCAGCAACCTCCATTTCCGTCTAAGGGTCATCACCCAATCAATTCCATGGGCACTATATCGAGTTGTCATTTGGTCAATGGAATCCCTGCTCATGGAAATTTCCACCATATGCCCCTAAACTTATGTCAAGA CGGTATCAAGACAGAGATGGTTTCGAGTCCTGTATCAGTGTCCAATGGCCAGTTTCCTTACACTACATCAGAAATATCAGGGCTAGGCGCAGACACATCGATGCTTGATCCTGCATTTACTCACTTTGCAAATTTGGAGAGGTTCGGTAATGGAACAGATGGTGGAAAGTTATCGGGACAGGCTCCTTGGAATTTCGGCCTCGTTGATACTGCTGGATGGCCAAACTTACCAG ATCTTGGATCACTTGGAAACTATTCGGGTTCACCCTTTCTGCCTTCCGACTCGGACATAATGCTTGATTCTCCAGAGCAAAATGACATGG TGGAAGAGTTCTTTGTCGACCCTGGTGAAGGCTCTCAATCGGAGTAA
- the LOC103443572 gene encoding uncharacterized protein isoform X1, protein MECNKDDAVKAKELAEKKFAEKNYASAKKFVLKALNLYPELEGLSQMLTILDVYISSENKINGEADWYGVLSVTPYTDDETIKKQYRKLAFMLHPDKNKSFGAEGAFKLVSEAWSLLSDKAKRVACNHKRNVQGFQQEAASRTGGPSVQPSASTFQNSMNSVRKTVKTSQQEAAHCSGGPSTQPSASTFQNVMNAKTQQPSATTFQNVTNAKTKQHSATTFQNVMNARTQHGPTLITSYAKAATFWTVCNHCKTHYQYVRMYLRHLLVCPNCRNTFLAVELAPPAELFKASKSSSSRQHQNSRQHAAAGNSNSSGRHCAATQNVGAGGSLGPNSNNNTNLNQGSISKMTSISSTVASGHVAVDGGQQTSENVKRDAERRQSIAEWERSQNLNGNPSLKRRRMDDPHLNGYDKNKANQMSMGNGGADLGAISELSKGNAGTKRIYGFSSTYDRPKVLREVPYPVIKKALVVMALTSIRNFLERSSATEAKQANKEQETVKVNKKQKSVGNVDTSTNSGPNVEDKSPMPINVPDPDFHNFDLDRTERSFREDQVWAAYDDDGMPRYYARIQKVISLRPFKMRISWLNSRSNNELGPLNWVGSGFAKTCGDFRPGKYEISGTLNSFSSKVNWTKGTRGVIRVFPTKGEIWALYRNWSPDWNQHTPDAVINKYDMVELLDDFTEEHGVSVAPLSKVAGFKTVFRKHTDPKEVKRIPKEEMFRFSHLVPSLLLTGEEAYNAPMGCWELDPAALPSELYQVITEVHDAPMKQNDVKTDEEIPKPQPMMTDDSGACQVGQVGQGN, encoded by the coding sequence ATGGAGTGCAATAAAGATGATGCGGTCAAGGCTAAGGAACTTGCTGAGAAGAAGTTTGCAGAAAAAAATTATGCTAGTGCTAAGAAGTTTGTTTTGAAGGCTCTAAATTTGTATCCCGAGCTTGAGGGTCTCTCCCAAATGTTGACTATACTTGATGTTTACATCTCTTCGGAGAATAAAATTAATGGGGAAGCAGATTGGTATGGAGTACTTAGTGTTACTCCATATACTGATGATGAGACTATTAAGAAACAGTATAGAAAGTTGGCTTTCATGCTTCATCCTGATAAAAACAAGTCTTTTGGTGCAGAAGGCGCATTTAAGTTGGTTTCAGAGGCCTGGAGTTTGTTATCAGACAAGGCCAAGAGGGTAGCATGTAACCACAAGAGGAATGTACAAGGGTTTCAACAGGAAGCAGCGTCCCGTACTGGGGGTCCGTCCGTGCAACCTAGTGCAAGCACCTTTCAAAATTCTATGAATAGTGTCAGGAAGACTGTAAAAACGTCTCAACAGGAAGCTGCACACTGTAGTGGAGGTCCGTCAACGCAACCTAGTGCAAGTACTTTTCAGAATGTTATGAATGCGAAGACCCAGCAACCTAGTGCAACTACCTTTCAGAATGTTACGAATGCAAAGACTAAGCAACATAGTGCAACTACCTTTCAGAATGTTATGAATGCAAGGACCCAGCATGGTCCCACCCTGATAACTTCGTATGCAAAAGCTGCTACTTTTTGGACTGTTTGCAACCATTGCAAAACTCATTATCAGTATGTCAGGATGTATCTTCGTCATCTTCTTGTCTGCCCTAATTGTAGGAATACTTTCTTGGCTGTAGAACTGGCTCCACCTGCGGAGCTTTTCAAGGCGTCCAAGAGCTCTTCTTCCCGGCAGCATCAGAATTCAAGACAACATGCTGCTGCTGGTAACTCAAATAGTTCTGGAAGACACTGCGCTGCAACTCAAAATGTGGGAGCTGGGGGGTCTTTGGGTCCTAATTCAAACAACAACACAAACTTAAACCAGGGCTCTATCTCCAAAATGACTAGTATCAGTAGCACGGTTGCATCGGGTCATGTTGCTGTGGACGGGGGTCAGCAGACAAGTGAGAATGTAAAGAGGGATGCAGAGCGGAGACAGTCAATTGCTGAATGGGAAAGGAGTCAAAATTTGAACGGAAATCCTTCATTGAAAAGGAGAAGAATGGACGATCCTCATTTGAACGGCTATGATAAAAACAAGGCGAATCAAATGTCCATGGGAAATGGTGGAGCCGACTTGGGAGCTATATCTGAGTTGAGTAAAGGTAATGCTGGAACAAAAAGAATTTATGGTTTCTCTAGCACATACGATAGGCCTAAGGTCCTCAGAGAGGTTCCATATCCGGTAATAAAAAAAGCTTTGGTCGTGATGGCACTAACTTCAATTCGCAATTTTCTTGAGCGGAGCTCTGCAACTGAAGCAAAGCAGGCAAACAAAGAGCAAGAAACTGTGAAAGTAAATAAGAAACAGAAGAGCGTGGGAAATGTTGACACAAGTACAAACAGTGGTCCAAATGTAGAGGATAAGTCACCAATGCCGATCAACGTTCCAGATCCCGATTTTCATAATTTTGACTTGGATCGAACTGAAAGATCCTTTAGAGAGGACCAAGTTTGGGCTGCATATGATGATGATGGTATGCCTCGTTATTATGCTCGAATTCAGAAGGTGATCTCCTTGAGGCCGTTTAAGATGCGGATCAGTTGGCTTAACTCGAGAAGCAACAATGAATTGGGTCCGCTGAACTGGGTAGGTTCTGGTTTTGCTAAAACCTGTGGGGATTTCCGGCCTGGCAAATATGAAATTTCTGGTACTTTAAATTCTTTCTCAAGCAAGGTTAATTGGACAAAAGGCACACGAGGGGTGATTCGTGTATTTCCTACAAAGGGGGAAATCTGGGCTCTATATAGGAACTGGTCCCCTGATTGGAACCAGCATACCCCAGATgcagtaatcaacaaatatgacATGGTGGAACTGCTCGATGACTTTACTGAGGAACACGGCGTGTCTGTCGCTCCTCTATCTAAGGTTGCTGGTTTTAAAACAGTGTTCCGTAAGCACACAGACCCCAAGGAAGTGAAGAGGATTCCTAAAGAGGAGATGTTCCGTTTCTCGCATCTGGTCCCTAGTCTCTTGCTTACTGGCGAAGAAGCTTATAATGCCCCAATGGGTTGTTGGGAATTGGATCCAGCAGCTCTCCCTTCGGAACTTTATCAAGTTATAACAGAAGTTCATGATGCACCAATGAAACAGAATGATGTTAAAACAGATGAAGAAATTCCAAAACCTCAACCAATGATGACCGACGACAGTGGTGCATGCCAAGTTGGCCAAGTTGGCCAAGGAAACTGA
- the LOC103443572 gene encoding uncharacterized protein isoform X2, protein MVVSESNSFKSDSSSSFFVEGAFKLVSEAWSLLSDKAKRVACNHKRNVQGFQQEAASRTGGPSVQPSASTFQNSMNSVRKTVKTSQQEAAHCSGGPSTQPSASTFQNVMNAKTQQPSATTFQNVTNAKTKQHSATTFQNVMNARTQHGPTLITSYAKAATFWTVCNHCKTHYQYVRMYLRHLLVCPNCRNTFLAVELAPPAELFKASKSSSSRQHQNSRQHAAAGNSNSSGRHCAATQNVGAGGSLGPNSNNNTNLNQGSISKMTSISSTVASGHVAVDGGQQTSENVKRDAERRQSIAEWERSQNLNGNPSLKRRRMDDPHLNGYDKNKANQMSMGNGGADLGAISELSKGNAGTKRIYGFSSTYDRPKVLREVPYPVIKKALVVMALTSIRNFLERSSATEAKQANKEQETVKVNKKQKSVGNVDTSTNSGPNVEDKSPMPINVPDPDFHNFDLDRTERSFREDQVWAAYDDDGMPRYYARIQKVISLRPFKMRISWLNSRSNNELGPLNWVGSGFAKTCGDFRPGKYEISGTLNSFSSKVNWTKGTRGVIRVFPTKGEIWALYRNWSPDWNQHTPDAVINKYDMVELLDDFTEEHGVSVAPLSKVAGFKTVFRKHTDPKEVKRIPKEEMFRFSHLVPSLLLTGEEAYNAPMGCWELDPAALPSELYQVITEVHDAPMKQNDVKTDEEIPKPQPMMTDDSGACQVGQVGQGN, encoded by the exons ATGGTCGTCTCAGaatcaaactccttcaagtcaGACTCGTCCTCTTCCTTCTTTGTGG AAGGCGCATTTAAGTTGGTTTCAGAGGCCTGGAGTTTGTTATCAGACAAGGCCAAGAGGGTAGCATGTAACCACAAGAGGAATGTACAAGGGTTTCAACAGGAAGCAGCGTCCCGTACTGGGGGTCCGTCCGTGCAACCTAGTGCAAGCACCTTTCAAAATTCTATGAATAGTGTCAGGAAGACTGTAAAAACGTCTCAACAGGAAGCTGCACACTGTAGTGGAGGTCCGTCAACGCAACCTAGTGCAAGTACTTTTCAGAATGTTATGAATGCGAAGACCCAGCAACCTAGTGCAACTACCTTTCAGAATGTTACGAATGCAAAGACTAAGCAACATAGTGCAACTACCTTTCAGAATGTTATGAATGCAAGGACCCAGCATGGTCCCACCCTGATAACTTCGTATGCAAAAGCTGCTACTTTTTGGACTGTTTGCAACCATTGCAAAACTCATTATCAGTATGTCAGGATGTATCTTCGTCATCTTCTTGTCTGCCCTAATTGTAGGAATACTTTCTTGGCTGTAGAACTGGCTCCACCTGCGGAGCTTTTCAAGGCGTCCAAGAGCTCTTCTTCCCGGCAGCATCAGAATTCAAGACAACATGCTGCTGCTGGTAACTCAAATAGTTCTGGAAGACACTGCGCTGCAACTCAAAATGTGGGAGCTGGGGGGTCTTTGGGTCCTAATTCAAACAACAACACAAACTTAAACCAGGGCTCTATCTCCAAAATGACTAGTATCAGTAGCACGGTTGCATCGGGTCATGTTGCTGTGGACGGGGGTCAGCAGACAAGTGAGAATGTAAAGAGGGATGCAGAGCGGAGACAGTCAATTGCTGAATGGGAAAGGAGTCAAAATTTGAACGGAAATCCTTCATTGAAAAGGAGAAGAATGGACGATCCTCATTTGAACGGCTATGATAAAAACAAGGCGAATCAAATGTCCATGGGAAATGGTGGAGCCGACTTGGGAGCTATATCTGAGTTGAGTAAAGGTAATGCTGGAACAAAAAGAATTTATGGTTTCTCTAGCACATACGATAGGCCTAAGGTCCTCAGAGAGGTTCCATATCCGGTAATAAAAAAAGCTTTGGTCGTGATGGCACTAACTTCAATTCGCAATTTTCTTGAGCGGAGCTCTGCAACTGAAGCAAAGCAGGCAAACAAAGAGCAAGAAACTGTGAAAGTAAATAAGAAACAGAAGAGCGTGGGAAATGTTGACACAAGTACAAACAGTGGTCCAAATGTAGAGGATAAGTCACCAATGCCGATCAACGTTCCAGATCCCGATTTTCATAATTTTGACTTGGATCGAACTGAAAGATCCTTTAGAGAGGACCAAGTTTGGGCTGCATATGATGATGATGGTATGCCTCGTTATTATGCTCGAATTCAGAAGGTGATCTCCTTGAGGCCGTTTAAGATGCGGATCAGTTGGCTTAACTCGAGAAGCAACAATGAATTGGGTCCGCTGAACTGGGTAGGTTCTGGTTTTGCTAAAACCTGTGGGGATTTCCGGCCTGGCAAATATGAAATTTCTGGTACTTTAAATTCTTTCTCAAGCAAGGTTAATTGGACAAAAGGCACACGAGGGGTGATTCGTGTATTTCCTACAAAGGGGGAAATCTGGGCTCTATATAGGAACTGGTCCCCTGATTGGAACCAGCATACCCCAGATgcagtaatcaacaaatatgacATGGTGGAACTGCTCGATGACTTTACTGAGGAACACGGCGTGTCTGTCGCTCCTCTATCTAAGGTTGCTGGTTTTAAAACAGTGTTCCGTAAGCACACAGACCCCAAGGAAGTGAAGAGGATTCCTAAAGAGGAGATGTTCCGTTTCTCGCATCTGGTCCCTAGTCTCTTGCTTACTGGCGAAGAAGCTTATAATGCCCCAATGGGTTGTTGGGAATTGGATCCAGCAGCTCTCCCTTCGGAACTTTATCAAGTTATAACAGAAGTTCATGATGCACCAATGAAACAGAATGATGTTAAAACAGATGAAGAAATTCCAAAACCTCAACCAATGATGACCGACGACAGTGGTGCATGCCAAGTTGGCCAAGTTGGCCAAGGAAACTGA
- the LOC103443572 gene encoding uncharacterized protein isoform X3, protein MFTSLRRIKLMGKQIEGAFKLVSEAWSLLSDKAKRVACNHKRNVQGFQQEAASRTGGPSVQPSASTFQNSMNSVRKTVKTSQQEAAHCSGGPSTQPSASTFQNVMNAKTQQPSATTFQNVTNAKTKQHSATTFQNVMNARTQHGPTLITSYAKAATFWTVCNHCKTHYQYVRMYLRHLLVCPNCRNTFLAVELAPPAELFKASKSSSSRQHQNSRQHAAAGNSNSSGRHCAATQNVGAGGSLGPNSNNNTNLNQGSISKMTSISSTVASGHVAVDGGQQTSENVKRDAERRQSIAEWERSQNLNGNPSLKRRRMDDPHLNGYDKNKANQMSMGNGGADLGAISELSKGNAGTKRIYGFSSTYDRPKVLREVPYPVIKKALVVMALTSIRNFLERSSATEAKQANKEQETVKVNKKQKSVGNVDTSTNSGPNVEDKSPMPINVPDPDFHNFDLDRTERSFREDQVWAAYDDDGMPRYYARIQKVISLRPFKMRISWLNSRSNNELGPLNWVGSGFAKTCGDFRPGKYEISGTLNSFSSKVNWTKGTRGVIRVFPTKGEIWALYRNWSPDWNQHTPDAVINKYDMVELLDDFTEEHGVSVAPLSKVAGFKTVFRKHTDPKEVKRIPKEEMFRFSHLVPSLLLTGEEAYNAPMGCWELDPAALPSELYQVITEVHDAPMKQNDVKTDEEIPKPQPMMTDDSGACQVGQVGQGN, encoded by the exons ATGTTTACATCTCTTCGGAGAATAAAATTAATGGGGAAGCAGATTG AAGGCGCATTTAAGTTGGTTTCAGAGGCCTGGAGTTTGTTATCAGACAAGGCCAAGAGGGTAGCATGTAACCACAAGAGGAATGTACAAGGGTTTCAACAGGAAGCAGCGTCCCGTACTGGGGGTCCGTCCGTGCAACCTAGTGCAAGCACCTTTCAAAATTCTATGAATAGTGTCAGGAAGACTGTAAAAACGTCTCAACAGGAAGCTGCACACTGTAGTGGAGGTCCGTCAACGCAACCTAGTGCAAGTACTTTTCAGAATGTTATGAATGCGAAGACCCAGCAACCTAGTGCAACTACCTTTCAGAATGTTACGAATGCAAAGACTAAGCAACATAGTGCAACTACCTTTCAGAATGTTATGAATGCAAGGACCCAGCATGGTCCCACCCTGATAACTTCGTATGCAAAAGCTGCTACTTTTTGGACTGTTTGCAACCATTGCAAAACTCATTATCAGTATGTCAGGATGTATCTTCGTCATCTTCTTGTCTGCCCTAATTGTAGGAATACTTTCTTGGCTGTAGAACTGGCTCCACCTGCGGAGCTTTTCAAGGCGTCCAAGAGCTCTTCTTCCCGGCAGCATCAGAATTCAAGACAACATGCTGCTGCTGGTAACTCAAATAGTTCTGGAAGACACTGCGCTGCAACTCAAAATGTGGGAGCTGGGGGGTCTTTGGGTCCTAATTCAAACAACAACACAAACTTAAACCAGGGCTCTATCTCCAAAATGACTAGTATCAGTAGCACGGTTGCATCGGGTCATGTTGCTGTGGACGGGGGTCAGCAGACAAGTGAGAATGTAAAGAGGGATGCAGAGCGGAGACAGTCAATTGCTGAATGGGAAAGGAGTCAAAATTTGAACGGAAATCCTTCATTGAAAAGGAGAAGAATGGACGATCCTCATTTGAACGGCTATGATAAAAACAAGGCGAATCAAATGTCCATGGGAAATGGTGGAGCCGACTTGGGAGCTATATCTGAGTTGAGTAAAGGTAATGCTGGAACAAAAAGAATTTATGGTTTCTCTAGCACATACGATAGGCCTAAGGTCCTCAGAGAGGTTCCATATCCGGTAATAAAAAAAGCTTTGGTCGTGATGGCACTAACTTCAATTCGCAATTTTCTTGAGCGGAGCTCTGCAACTGAAGCAAAGCAGGCAAACAAAGAGCAAGAAACTGTGAAAGTAAATAAGAAACAGAAGAGCGTGGGAAATGTTGACACAAGTACAAACAGTGGTCCAAATGTAGAGGATAAGTCACCAATGCCGATCAACGTTCCAGATCCCGATTTTCATAATTTTGACTTGGATCGAACTGAAAGATCCTTTAGAGAGGACCAAGTTTGGGCTGCATATGATGATGATGGTATGCCTCGTTATTATGCTCGAATTCAGAAGGTGATCTCCTTGAGGCCGTTTAAGATGCGGATCAGTTGGCTTAACTCGAGAAGCAACAATGAATTGGGTCCGCTGAACTGGGTAGGTTCTGGTTTTGCTAAAACCTGTGGGGATTTCCGGCCTGGCAAATATGAAATTTCTGGTACTTTAAATTCTTTCTCAAGCAAGGTTAATTGGACAAAAGGCACACGAGGGGTGATTCGTGTATTTCCTACAAAGGGGGAAATCTGGGCTCTATATAGGAACTGGTCCCCTGATTGGAACCAGCATACCCCAGATgcagtaatcaacaaatatgacATGGTGGAACTGCTCGATGACTTTACTGAGGAACACGGCGTGTCTGTCGCTCCTCTATCTAAGGTTGCTGGTTTTAAAACAGTGTTCCGTAAGCACACAGACCCCAAGGAAGTGAAGAGGATTCCTAAAGAGGAGATGTTCCGTTTCTCGCATCTGGTCCCTAGTCTCTTGCTTACTGGCGAAGAAGCTTATAATGCCCCAATGGGTTGTTGGGAATTGGATCCAGCAGCTCTCCCTTCGGAACTTTATCAAGTTATAACAGAAGTTCATGATGCACCAATGAAACAGAATGATGTTAAAACAGATGAAGAAATTCCAAAACCTCAACCAATGATGACCGACGACAGTGGTGCATGCCAAGTTGGCCAAGTTGGCCAAGGAAACTGA
- the LOC103445424 gene encoding probable trehalose-phosphate phosphatase C isoform X2: MTNSAKLNRTMGLQRSSTSNKQKVQPITKVVKNDENSVDLSLASITSNLHDISTPNGPISSDLAYNSWVAEHPSALGSFDRMMKAAKGKRVVVFLDYDGTLSPIVDDPDRAFMSDEMRAAVREVAKYFPTAVISGRSRDKVKEFVQLSNVYYAGSHGMDILVPTGPLNPCDAKNHTAAIDKKESDVLFQPAKRFLPAIQEIRTLLEEITRKVEGARVEDNRFCISVHFRKVRDEDYDILEAKVKYVLKNYPEFHLTLGKKVLEVRPSIEWNKGHALEYILDTLGFSSSSDVLPLYIGDDRTDEDAFKVIRSRGLGFPIIVSSTPKDTKACYSLHDPSEVLTFLLRLARWRKESSSSRSLAQIWGPGNLPRSVN, from the exons ATGACAAACTCGGCGAAGCTGAACCGGACAATGGGACTCCAAAGGTCATCAACTTCCAATAAGCAGAAGGTGCAACCCATCACGAAAGTAGTTAAGAATGACGAGAACAGTGTCGATCTTTCCTTAGCATCAATCACCTCAAACTTGCATGATATCTCTACCCCTAATGGACCAATCTCCTCAGATTTAGCTTATAATTCATGGGTG GCCGAGCACCCTTCTGCATTAGGCTCATTTGATCGGATGATGAAAGCAGCAAAAGGGAAGCGGGTGGTTGTTTTCCTAGACTACGATGGGACCCTTTCACCAATTGTTGATGATCCTGATCGTGCCTTCATGTCTGATGAG ATGCGTGCAGCAGTGCGGGAAGTTGCCAAGTATTTTCCAACGGCAGTAATTAGTGGAAGGAGTAGAGATAAG GTAAAAGAATTTGTACAGTtaagtaatgtatattatgCTGGAAGCCATGGGATGGATATATTGGTCCCAACAGGGCCACTAAATCCCTGTGATGCCAAGAACCACACTGCAGCCATTGATAAAAAG GAGAGTGACGTTCTCTTTCAACCTGCTAAAAGATTTCTGCCTGCAATCCAAGAG ATACGAACACTGTTAGAGGAGATAACCAGGAAAGTAGAAGGTGCTAGGGTAGAGGACAACAGATTCTGCATTTCTGTTCATTTCCGCAAGGTCCGGGATGAG GATTATGACATATTAGAAGCAAAGGTGAAGTACGTACTTAAAAACTATCCCGAATTTCATCTCACCTTGGGCAAAAAG GTCTTGGAAGTACGGCCATCCATAGAATGGAACAAAGGTCATGCCCTAGAATATATACTTGACACTCTTGGATTCAGCAGTTCCAGTGACGTCCTCCCGCTGTACATTGGGGACGATCGGACTGATGAAGATGCTTTCAAG GTGATACGAAGTAGAGGACTAGGGTTTCCGATAATTGTGTCTTCAACCCCGAAGGATACCAAAGCTTGCTATTCCCTGCACGATCCGTCAGAAGTTTTAACTTTCTTGTTGCGGCTTGCAAGGTGGAGAAAAGAGTCTTCTTCTAGCAGGTCACTTGCTCAAATTTGGGGTCCTGGGAATTTACCTAGATCAGTCAATTAA
- the LOC103445424 gene encoding probable trehalose-phosphate phosphatase C isoform X1, translating into MRWLGYEQTLLLSRHIKVNMTNSAKLNRTMGLQRSSTSNKQKVQPITKVVKNDENSVDLSLASITSNLHDISTPNGPISSDLAYNSWVAEHPSALGSFDRMMKAAKGKRVVVFLDYDGTLSPIVDDPDRAFMSDEMRAAVREVAKYFPTAVISGRSRDKVKEFVQLSNVYYAGSHGMDILVPTGPLNPCDAKNHTAAIDKKESDVLFQPAKRFLPAIQEIRTLLEEITRKVEGARVEDNRFCISVHFRKVRDEDYDILEAKVKYVLKNYPEFHLTLGKKVLEVRPSIEWNKGHALEYILDTLGFSSSSDVLPLYIGDDRTDEDAFKVIRSRGLGFPIIVSSTPKDTKACYSLHDPSEVLTFLLRLARWRKESSSSRSLAQIWGPGNLPRSVN; encoded by the exons ATGAGATGGCTTGGATATGAACAAACTCTTCTTCTAAGCAGACATATAAAG GTGAACATGACAAACTCGGCGAAGCTGAACCGGACAATGGGACTCCAAAGGTCATCAACTTCCAATAAGCAGAAGGTGCAACCCATCACGAAAGTAGTTAAGAATGACGAGAACAGTGTCGATCTTTCCTTAGCATCAATCACCTCAAACTTGCATGATATCTCTACCCCTAATGGACCAATCTCCTCAGATTTAGCTTATAATTCATGGGTG GCCGAGCACCCTTCTGCATTAGGCTCATTTGATCGGATGATGAAAGCAGCAAAAGGGAAGCGGGTGGTTGTTTTCCTAGACTACGATGGGACCCTTTCACCAATTGTTGATGATCCTGATCGTGCCTTCATGTCTGATGAG ATGCGTGCAGCAGTGCGGGAAGTTGCCAAGTATTTTCCAACGGCAGTAATTAGTGGAAGGAGTAGAGATAAG GTAAAAGAATTTGTACAGTtaagtaatgtatattatgCTGGAAGCCATGGGATGGATATATTGGTCCCAACAGGGCCACTAAATCCCTGTGATGCCAAGAACCACACTGCAGCCATTGATAAAAAG GAGAGTGACGTTCTCTTTCAACCTGCTAAAAGATTTCTGCCTGCAATCCAAGAG ATACGAACACTGTTAGAGGAGATAACCAGGAAAGTAGAAGGTGCTAGGGTAGAGGACAACAGATTCTGCATTTCTGTTCATTTCCGCAAGGTCCGGGATGAG GATTATGACATATTAGAAGCAAAGGTGAAGTACGTACTTAAAAACTATCCCGAATTTCATCTCACCTTGGGCAAAAAG GTCTTGGAAGTACGGCCATCCATAGAATGGAACAAAGGTCATGCCCTAGAATATATACTTGACACTCTTGGATTCAGCAGTTCCAGTGACGTCCTCCCGCTGTACATTGGGGACGATCGGACTGATGAAGATGCTTTCAAG GTGATACGAAGTAGAGGACTAGGGTTTCCGATAATTGTGTCTTCAACCCCGAAGGATACCAAAGCTTGCTATTCCCTGCACGATCCGTCAGAAGTTTTAACTTTCTTGTTGCGGCTTGCAAGGTGGAGAAAAGAGTCTTCTTCTAGCAGGTCACTTGCTCAAATTTGGGGTCCTGGGAATTTACCTAGATCAGTCAATTAA